TCTTAGACTGGAAGGCAAAAGGAAGAGTAAAATAAAAGTTGGTGCCTGATGGCATGACCCGTtgattaacaaaagaaaaagacttGCAAGATTGTAATCGAACTGAGCTAAGTCGAGTTTTACTCTAATCAATCTTGGCTCACCAATAACTCATCTAGTATGTTAAATAAGGTCATGACAGTAGAGGTGGAGGCGATAACGTCAATGGTAAAGGGGACGGGTGGTGGAAGCAACACAAATTCAACCTAAGGTTAGAATATGCTTCATGAATCaacaaatggagaagaaattagTAGATTTAGGATTAAACTAGAACCAAGTGTaaagaaggaaaaattttgTCCCCAAACTCGTCTCTAAAGTatcttcaattaaaaaataatcttttgaatagaggtacaaaaaaaatcatctctagtaaaaaataatattaaaaatattcataaactTGTTCATGAGTTTTGTTCGCGATTTTGTTTACAAGCTTGTGTTATGAATTTGTTTGCGACTTAAATCAAATCGAGTTTTGACTTACTCAAAATTTTCTCATTATAACATAAGCTGAACATGAATGATCTCTtaccaaattaaatattaagtTACTCCCAAGTGATTCGACTCATTTTACATCACAGGACTTGACACCTTGGTACCATGCCTTAAGAAAGTCTAAGTGTGCGAGCGAGACCATAATTTGGGAAAAAGGGTGTGGATTTAAAGAGGCGTTTAGTATAGGAGAAGTTTTTAGATTTCTAGAAATATTAAGTTGGAAATCTACATCCTCATATTTGgtataacttttttaaaaaaaaatcatgagaaaataacatttcaatgatttatttttaattaactttctcacaaatttttttatggGAGTTAAAAATCTTGGATTTTCATGAATTAAGaaaagtttttaacaaataacaaCTGAATgctttgtatataatttttttagaaataattaaagtagatattcatagaaatatatacacacttatatatatacataatgtgggaaaaaaaataacattttttgactttttaaaGAAGTTATGAGTctcaatatttatatattagaagaaatttattatttttagataaaaaattaaataaaggcaatttttgaaaaataacataGATTCCCATTAATATTGCATTTAAACTGACCATAAGAATgtacaaattcttaaaaaaaaataccttaacatttttaaaaaaaattaatactaatcaaacataaaattatataaatataaaaattctcaaaaatctaaaatcttctcctttaccaaaaactcaaaaagcTCCCTAAAATAAAGGCAAGGGTTTAAGAATTAAGAAGATATTGGTGAGGACATGCAAAAGAACGTTTTCCCTTATGCCCACTGCACTATCCACTCTCCACAATCTCTTCCTTAAATAGCTCTCATTTCACCTACGCAAATAGTGACCGAAAGCTTCCTAGTGACAGACGGTAAGCCTTCCGACGATCGtctctatttttcttgtttatgtATTTGTACATGCATATGAATAAGGGGAACCGACTTTTTAATGTTATATCTGTTCAGATCTGACTGTTGGATTGTTTGATTTTCGGATATGTGGCTCACTGATTTTCAGATATGTGGCTCACTGGTCAAGGGGCGTCCGTTGGGGAAACTTGATTTTCAAATATGTGCCCAGCGACCGGCGACGCTTTTATAGAAACTTGAGTTTTGActgagaaaattaaatttttttatctgttAAAATCCAGCTGTTGGATCACTCTCATTTCTGGATATGTGAATGAACACAGCAAATGGAGTCAGATGACTGGTCCCGATTATCGGAATCACTAGCCAGCGGCGACCGGCGACAATGAGCAGTCTGAAGATTGATTTTTAGATATATGTACATCGGCCCGTTggatcattttcatttttggttATGCTAGTCATCACGATTGAGGGAATCCGGTGGTGGGTTCCGATTATCGGAACCATCGTTGGCAGCGACCGGTGGCCGATAGTGTCGTCCGGCACTGAAACTGCCTTTTTACTTCACACTTGCTAAGGGCTGTTTGGTTGCACCATAATACAGTTTTGGGTTTGGGCTTAAATATATTATCTTGGAAAACTGGATTGGGCCTTTGTCTTTTAAAATGAGATAGGCCTTTAGTTTCTAAAATTATGAATTGACCCTTAGATttctaaaaatgataaaattgacCCTTAAATTCGAATCTAAGAAAGTGGGTTGGCCTATGTTGGTAGGGTCCAATGGACTAGGGTAGAACCCAACTCAGTTGGGTAGGATCCAAGCTGGTTGTGGCAGCCCCTGGGATAGCGTAAGTTGGCTTTGTCCAGATTCAATGGTTTGGCTTGCCCGTTTTGATTGCCCCAAATATCTTGGTTGTGTTTGGTTAAGCTGATTTTGACTTAGGATATCAGTTTCTAGTCGCTTAAAGGTTCTCCTAAGGCCTTCTTGGAATTAGTGAGTGAttcatgaatcacttacttgaTTGGGGGCCTAAGGGATGGACCTTGGCTTGATTCTTGGAACTAAGCAAGATTAACCCCGAGGCATGTTTTAGTCTGGCCTATGATGACGACTTAGGCATTAATGGAATCCtgattttttatggattttattTGGTTTGAGGCTGGCATATTGCCACTTACCCCATTCACATGATCTTATTGATTTTGTGGACAAGTTCCCCTGGTAATTCAAAAATAATGTGTTTTGAGTATATATCATAAGACTGtggtgtatttatatatatgtatatgattaTACATATGAAGAAGTCAAGTATATGTGTTGGACGAGgaagagaaattcaaatttgaagataGTTAACTGAATGGATAAGGCTTTAGTCTTGTAGTTTAAATAttgtaaacttgtattttaaagtttaaattagtatctataatttaggagatagaatattctaatatttaggagataacATATCTTATCTCATCTCCTACTACTGACATGATAAGCAGTGGTTGAGCCACATATAATCAAGGGTGGGCAGTTGCCCACcctggatttttatttttattttaattaattaaaaattaattattaaaaaatatattaataattatttaaaagtcatatatatgtatatataatatatatatatatataatatgttaaagAATCTTCTCACATAAGCTTTAGTTTGATATTTGTCAAAGAGAAAAAGTAGGGAACATTTTCCCATAAAAAATTTttaggaagaaaataaattgtcaGATATGTGATTGGGGTGATGGCTTGCAATTGCCGTCCTTATTCTGCTCCTTCTTCagacttcatcttcttcatttgtcTCATCAGACAACAACACTTCTTGCCTTTTTCTTAGTTTCAGATAGTAACAGCACCAACACCAGCACGAGAGGAATGCTCCACTCCATCTGATTTTCTCATCAATCGCCCACTACTACTTCAAAGGttagataataatttattataaataatatatatatatatttgtatacttatttgtataatttatttgtatggTTATATATATGTCGTGTTAGATCAGAGCAAGCTTGTaagccaaaatattttttttaatatactgtaagaaaataaaatacttaaaaatttaaacaaaaaataaaaaatgagcagGTTTGACTATAGCGTTGAGTTATCTGGTCTGGTCATTGTGTTTGTGTGCGTTTTACTTAAAACTCGTGTGGTTCTGATTAGTTTCTTTCAAGTGATTCTCTAATTCAGTCGTTTCGCATCATCAACCACCACCACTGCTACCAGGTATGACTATaactatttataatttattatagaTAGATAGTTATATGCATATAGAATGTTTAGTCAAACTCCTGTTAACTTGTGTTTTTCTATATTCATTGCTATAATTTGTTAGATTGTTTTTTAAGCAATTTACTTGAGTCTTGAGTATAAGAGTTACTTGAGACctcttcaaaattttatttgtttttatttgctTACTTCTATTTGATATAAATGAATTGTTAATTGGAATTGATTTTTGAAactatgttaattttttatttaaatttaatgtcaaCAGTTATGGAAAGATATTTCAAAAGGACAGTTCCATTTTCTATTGAAgatcaaaatattaatagaaaGAAATCTAATATTGTTCGGAATCAAAGTGAAACTGATGTTATCCGACAAGAAATTGATATTTGCGTGGAAAGTAATGTTGCCCAGGATCAAAGTGAAATTCACGATGAAGGAGATATTCAGGTTGAAATGGATGTTCAGGAtgaagatatttaaaataaaattgatgttACTCAACTTCCTATAGATCCTGGACTACAAATTTCAATTATGGAATACGATGTTAAAGTTTGAGATGAAATTCGAAGAGCATACATACAATTGGGTCCTTGTCAACCTCGTAAGCATAAATTTCCACAGACAAAAATTGGAAAATCATCACTGAGACGTTTTCAAGCTTATTGGTTTAATGATTTTCCTTCTTGGTTAGAATATAGCATAAAGAAAGATACAGCATTTTGTTTCTATTGTTATCTTTTTCAACCAAGTGTGGAACGAGGAGGTAGTGACACTTTTGTTGAGAAAGGATTTTCaaattggaaaatgaaagaaaaacttcAGGAGTACGTTGGAAGTCACAATAGTCCACACAATAAAGCTCGAATTAAATTTGAAGCCTTTatgaatcaagagaaaaatattcgGGCAATTTTCTTGAAGCAATCACATCAAACACGAAATGACTACCGGATTCGTTTGGGTGCATCAATAGATTGTGTTCGATTTCTTTTATGACAGGGACTTGCATTTTGTGGACATGATGAATctgaagattcaaataatcaagggAATTTTCTCTAATTGTTACACTTTTTGGCAGATCATAATGATGAGATCAAGGCTGTTACTTTCAAGAATACTCTTGAAAATCTTAAACTAACATCACCTGATATTCAAAAAGATATTGTAAGTGCTGCTgcttttgaaacaataaatgtCATTATTAACGAGATTGGTGATGAGTTATTTTCTATTCTAGTTGATGAATCTCATGATATCTCAATTAAGGAACAAATGTCTATTGTTTTGCGTTATGTGAACAAGAAGGGATGTGTAGTTGAACATTTTGTAGGTATAGAGCATGTTTCAAGTACCACGGCTCTCTCACTTAAGGATGCTATTGATAATTTGTTTTCTAGATAcaaatcactacaagaaaaatcgattttagtgacggaaaaatccgtcactaaaaacagaaaatccgtcactaaatttttagtaATGGGGTAAAAATCTGTCACAAAAAAGAGTGTCActaatttttagtgacggggttgagcaatcccgtcacagatctgtgacgggcaaGTTTTCCCGTCGCAGATTTGTGACGGGTCacccgtcgcagatctgtgacgggacatctttcccgtcacagatcattttaaataataaaaaaaataaaaaataaaaaattaaaattaattttaaaataaaataaaacaaatatttatctaatttataatattaattccaaatatttgaattgaaattttatttcttctttttattgttttattttagataaaaatcttaaaatgtaTTAGTGTgctttacatattttataaaaacaaaataatatttttcttaaatactattttaatttttagtctttaattacctgcatatttgaattaaaataattatctaatttatttcatatgttagttttaaatatttgaattgaaattttatttattatttttaatattttatgtcaaatagaattttttgtattttttaatgtgtatattttatttataacaataaaagtaaactgtattacatttaaaagtaaactattaaaaattacagtatTACATCAACATTTcctacatattttatttaaaattacagtattatattttaattaaaagtaaaaaaaataattaaaaataaaaaaacacaaataaccattaaactaaactaaaataaaataactacaactaaactaacacaaaataatcattaaactaaactaacacaaaataattaaaactaaacaacacaaaataattacctcaTTGACTGAAAGAGTGGCGGCAATGGCACCGGAGCAGTAACAATACTGGTAGGAGACAACAACTACAGAAAAATCAAGAGAACCAATGAGGGAATAGAGAAATGGCGTCGGAATAGAGGAAGGGGGCAAGAAAAAGTGAGAACCAGAGAGGGGAAGAGGGAGAATGGCTGTTCGGGAGGGggttttaaacttaaattaGTGACGGGCCTGCCATGCTcgtcactgatcagtgacgggcaTGGCAGtcccgtcactgatcagtgacgggcaAGGCACACCCGTCACTAATCAGTGATGGGCATTGCagtcccatcactaaattttctGCCATGTTTTTTGTGATGGATTTccgtcactaaacccgtcacaaattagtgacgggtcGGCCCCCGTCacaaattccgtcactaaattatgattttcttgtagtgaattgAGTATATCTAATTTGAGAGGTCAAGGTTGTGATGGGGCTAGCAATATGCAAGGTGAGTTTAATGGTCTCAAAGCACTTATTTTAAAGGAGAACCCAAGtgctttttatatttattgttttactCATCAACTTTAACTAGCTCTTGTAGCTGTGGCAAACAAGCATGTAGAGATTGAAGCATTCTTTGATTTGGTTGATAGGGTTGTGAATGTTGTTGGAGGACCAGCTAAACGGTGTGATCTTCTTAGGGAAAAACAAAGGCTCCAAATTCTTGAAGCACTCAATCATGGTGAAATATCAAATGGACGGGGCCTTAATCAACAAACTATTCTTAAGCGTTCTGGTGATACACGTTAGGGCTCTCACTATAGTTCTTTATTGAACTTGATTCACATGTTTTCACCTACAATTGATGTCCTTGAACTGATTGCTAATGATGTTCCAAGTTCTGGAAAAAGAGGTAAAGCACATAATATGTTGAGTTTGATAATAACATTTGACTTTACATTTAGTCTACATCTTATGAAAAAGATTTTAGGATTGTCAaatgcactacaaaaaaaatatcaagataTTGTCAATGCCATGAGATTGgtgaaaatttataaagaacACCTTCAAGCAATGAGAGACAATGGATGGGATTCTTTTTTggaaatagtttattttttctatCAGAAATACAGTATTGATGTTCCCAACATGGATGATATGTATATACCTCCAGGTCGTTCATGGCGTAATACTCCATAAATGACAAATTTACATCACTTCCGGATGAATTTCTTTTATGCAGTTATTGATATGTAACTTCAAGAGTTGAATGGTCGTTTTTCTGACGTAAATAGTGACTTGTGCATTTGTGTAGCATGTTTGTGTCCAGATGATTCATTCTCTGCTTTTGACAAGAACAAATTAATTCGACTTGGTGAGTATTATCCTGAAGATTTTTCACCAATAGATCTCTTGGCGCTTGATGATATACTTGAAACATATGTTATTGATATGCATACTCACAAGAATTTTGAAGGGCTACAGGGCCTTAGTGATCTTGCACGGAAGTTGGTagcaatgaagaaaaatgatgtgtATCCATTAGTTTACAAACTTGTGACACTAGCATTAATTCTTCCTGTTGCTACTGCTACAGTAGAAAGAGTATTTTCTGCCATGAAGATTGTCAAGACCCGACTACGCAATCGAATTGGAGATCAATTGTTGAATGACAGTTTAGTTatgtatattgaaaatgatatatttagtaaaattgataatgatgtcATTATGCGacgttatcaaaatatgaaaacgcGTCGGGAACAATTGTAATAGtttatcataaatttttttgaatattatattattttaaattttcttttgctatttAATTTTTGCCCACCCAGATAAAAATTCTTGGCTCCGCCACTGATGATAAGGATGAATGTTGTATATATTTCAACCCTTCcgattcattattttttaatcaagtaagagaGTTTTTCTGCTTGTTTCAATATGGATATGTGTTGAGCACATGATCATGCACGCATATCCATATACTAGGGTTCACATTAACGCATGCATCCTATGTGTGAGCATGAAGCTCGTAGTGTGCGCTCACATCTAGCCACATATGGTGAGACATGATGACACAGTCAATGGGGTAGCCTACAGAATTCCATAATGTCGAATCTGACTTACATTCAAGGAAAAGTACACAAGCGTTCTAGTGCTAGGCACTAGAGATGGTTAGGCACTGACTCGGACAGTATTAGGACatctttattttgtattttggtACCATCATTGTGACATCTATTTTCGTCTATTGTAGGTCTGAACCCTCTAGTATACTTTCAGGCTCCACCTCAATTTTCGACTTGACATTCCTTGTACCCCAGGCAAGTAGAAAAGATATGCTATTATAACTTTATGTTTTGCATCATATACTACTGTCATTTTAAATGATTCACCATCTGTTTACCTGCATTTTATGTGGACTGAAATGCTCTTTTGTTTGTAAcgtcataaaaatattttcatcatactTGGAGAGATACTGTTGCATTTCTGTCTGATTGCTTACAATACCTATCTGTATATTCTTAGTCATAGGACTATGACCCCTGGGGTATAACTCTGACATATAGTGGGATAGGTTGACCATAACACTAACGTTCATAGAATCATAGTATGTTGGTATGATATGATACTGTGGACCTTGACGTGGCATGACCTCTGTACATGTCGTTAGGGCTTTGCTCAACTATCTATGATTCTCTAGGCGGTAAAccacatgcaacaaaactatttttaggatagaaccactcaccttttgtacaaaactcaaaacacctcGAATATCGTGCCCAACCTCAAGATTCGTGCCAGGCCTCGATAATCTCACAAATACTCAATTTTGAGTCTCTATGATCCCTAGATATCATATTTATatgaaagaatatcaatatctattttttcataattttcttcctttttttccctttataatttcaaaataaatatctcctcaagtatttttctcaaatttttaacaccataattcataaaataatttttcaaaaagattaaaattaatttctgaaaaaaacCCATACCTCATGCACCTAGCGCGTGCATTGCTCGTAATGATCAGCGTGTGTACCACAGACGCCTGTCATTTTCTTCAGCTCCAGCTACCCACGATTACTCCGATGGTTGATTTGACCTCACCCCCTTGAAGCATTCTTCAAGTCGATCTTGATGGCAACCTCCTTGGCCGAAAAACATCACTGGAAAGCCCTTGATCGATCGGTTACAAGTCCGGCTCCGGTGTCTTCCCCAACTTTTCGGCCACCTCTCGAAATAGTTTTAAACCAACATGAAACCTCACCAAAATCCCCAGAATCTCTCCCCATACACCAAGGAATAAAAACTCCTTATCCATTTCCTTTGAATCTCTCTCAAACTCACGAattaaactcaagttttgaatgaaaaacccCTCAGCCATACTCGATTATTTATAGCCAATTCTTGGTCGAAATCCATCAAATCTCAAGTTTACTTAACCCTTAAGTCTCAAATCTAGCCACTAAGTGGCTCGAGCATACTTAAATCATGAGAATATCCcttcgattttttggccaaatattCGGTCAACTTtagcattaaaatccatcccATCCACAGTCGATATTGGCTAATGGCCACCACAAAACGAGTCATCATGGCCTAGAGGCTATTCTAGAGCCCTTATGCAAGCTTTCCGACAGCAGCATGTGGCTGGTTGCGGTGACAGTACGACCCGCGGTTGGTCAACCATGGTAGGTTTCACACCTGCAGTTTCAAAAATTGCAATTTAACCTctcatctttttccttttgcatttcaactctttccttgaagcttcTGAATTTTCCAACTATTCCATTAAGACCCATAGgttctaaacttttcatttcACCCCAAAAAATTCAAGGGTAAAATTCAAGAATAACCCTTGAATTTTTCTCAACTTTTCATTTCACCCTCAAACTTATACATGATATGATAGTAAATATATTATCCTAAAAATGGTTCTATCTCTTATCGGTTCAGTTTGAGTAGGTCAACTAAACTGAACTTTTGttctcttttaaaaataacactGTTGACAACCTCTTGCCACTAGGGTACCACAC
The Diospyros lotus cultivar Yz01 chromosome 12, ASM1463336v1, whole genome shotgun sequence DNA segment above includes these coding regions:
- the LOC127787555 gene encoding uncharacterized protein LOC127787555, with translation MKEKLQEYVGSHNSPHNKARIKFEAFMNQEKNIRAIFLKQSHQTRNDYRIRLDHNDEIKAVTFKNTLENLKLTSPDIQKDIVSAAAFETINVIINEIGDELFSILVDESHDISIKEQMSIVLRYVNKKGCVVEHFVALVAVANKHVEIEAFFDLVDRVVNVVGGPAKRCDLLREKQRLQILEALNHGEISNGRGLNQQTILKRSGDTPCLCPDDSFSAFDKNKLIRLGEYYPEDFSPIDLLALDDILETYVIDMHTHKNFEGLQGLSDLARKLVAMKKNDVYPLVYKLVTLALILPVATATVERVFSAMKIVKTRLRNRIGDQLLNDSLVMYIENDIFSKIDNDVIMRRYQNMKTRREQL